A segment of the Fibrobacter succinogenes subsp. succinogenes S85 genome:
GGTTTCTGGAACACCATGCCCACCCTCTTGCGGAGAATATTGGGATTCATTTCCCCGTATACATCCTGGCCATCCAAGAGGATGTGGCCCGTAATCTTGCAGCCTTCCACCAGGTCGTTCATGCGGTTCAAGGACTTGAGTAAGGTGCTTTTACCGCAGCCGGAAGGCCCAATAAAGGCCAAGATTTCGTTGGGCATAATGTTAAGGTTCACGTTTTTCAACGCATGGAAACTGCCGTAATACAGATCCATTCCTTGAATAGAAATTTTTTCGTTAGGTGTCATTAGGTTTTTCCGATTTTCTTTGCAAATTTGTTAGAAATCCAGTTGATAAGAAGGATTACCAGAATGAGGATAACCGAAGTGGCGTAGGCCTCGCCGGTATGGAAACCTTCTCGAGAAAGTTCGTACATGTGAACAGACAGAGTCCTGCCCGAAGAGAATATTCCCTTGGGAAAATCCGCCACCGTACCTGCCGTATAGACAAGGGCGGCAGTCTCTCCCACCACACGGCCCACCGCTAGGATTACACCTGCAAGGATTCCCGGAACGGCTGACGGTAATATTACCGACAAAACCGTACGGAGCTTACCTGCCCCGAGGCCGTAGGAACCTTCGCGATAACTATCTGGAACAGAACGCAGGGCCTCTTCAGTGGTGCGCATGACCAGGGGCAAAATCATGATGGAAATGGTCAAGATACCGGAAACCAGGGAATATCCCAGGTGCAGGAAGGTCACGAAGAACAGCATTCCGAAAAGACCGTAGATAATGGAGGGAATTCCGGAAAGGGTTTCGGTAGTGATCCGCACCAGTCCCACGATCTTGTTTCCGCGGCGGGCGTATTCCACCGTATAGATGGCAGCACAGATTCCTAAAGGGCCTGCCACCAGGAGAGAACCAAACACGATGATAACCGTATTCAGGATGGAGGGCAGGAAAGAGACATTCTCCGAGGTGTAAGTGAGAGAAAACAGGGAGGGTTTCAGGAATGGGATACCCTTCACCAATATATAGAGGATCAGGAACCCCAGGGTGCATACCGTAATGGCGATGGCCAAGGACACGAGGATTCTCAGAAACAGCGAAAAGGGCGCATGCTTATAGTATCCGATCATTTGACAACCCTCTTCTTGAGAATGGAAAACAGCAGGTTGATAGTAAGGATAAAGGAGAATAGCACCACACCGGTGGCAATGAGGGCTTCGCGGTGCAGGTCCGTGGCATAGCCCATTTCCAACACAATGTTGGCGGTCAAGGTCCTGACTCCCTCGAAAATACCGTCGGGCATTCGGACCTGGTTTCCAGCCACAAGAATCACTGCCATGGTTTCGCCAATAGCCCGGCCAAAACCCAAGATGATACCCGCCACGATTCCCGAAGTGGCCGCCGGAAGAACCGTGAAGAATACACTCCTTTCGTGGGTGGCCCCGAGAGCCAGGGAACCTTCGTAGTAGCTGTTGGGGACCGCCCGCAGGGCGGCTTCGGAAACGGAAATGACGGTAGGCAAAATCATGATTCCCAGCAGAATCGACGCCGTAAAGATGCTGAAACCGCTCCCGCCAAGGTGCTGCCGCACAAAGGGGACGATGATCACCAAGCCAAAGAAGCCGTAGATCACCGAGGGAATGCCGGCCAGGAGTTCCACGGCGGGTTTCAACACCCTGTGGAGCCTTTCGGAGCAGAACCGAGCCAGGAATATGGCCGACAGGAGCCCCACCGAGACACCGATGGCTAGGGCCCCCAGTGTCACGTAGAGGCTGCCGAGAATCATGGGAAAAATCCCGTAGATCGCAGGCTCGTCCGTGGGGGCCCATTCCGTTCCGAACAAAAAGTCCGTAAAGCCTATCTTTAGAATGGCGGGGACACCGTTTGCAAAAAGGAACGCGCAGATCAGGGCCACAAACAGGATGCTTGCTAGCGCAGAGACCAGGAAGATGGTGGACGCGGCCCGTTCCTTGAATGGACTGGATAGTTTGAATTTCATGGTATTACTTGATGGAGGTCGTGAGGCGGGCGCTAAAGCCTACATCGGACATTTTGTTTTCGCTATAGACTGTCGCCTGGATTTTACCGTGGGAACCGATCTTTTTCACGAGACCTACGGCCCAACCCAATTCATCGGCATCGGTGTTCAGTTCGTCACGATTAGCGACGTATTCCACTTCGGCAAAGGCCTTGTCAAAAATACCACCGGTAGGAAATTCCACGCCGCCGTACACCGGGAAGTACTGGGTATCCTGACCGTAGAGGGGCTTTACGGCAGTGCCCGCTTCAATGGAAGCTGCATTCACCTCGTCGTCTTCGCCGGTCATGATAGCTGCCGCTTCTGCGTATACCGCCAGCTGCTTGGAGACCTGGTAGCGGGCCCGAAAATCCACCACATGGGTCAGGACTGCGCTATATTGCATCGGGTCAAGAACATTGGCGCGATAACCCAGACCGAGTTTCAGGGCTTCTCCCAATTTCAGGTCGTCGTTTACGCGGAGGTAACCCTTGTTGAAATTACCGTCATCGGTACCCACCATCACGTTCAGCTGGTTGCCGGCCATTTTCCAGCCCAGCTCAAAGGCGTCGTGGGCGTAATCTCGAACTAGAAAGCCCCGCTTAGAAAGATTCTGGTCCAGGTAGCCACCGAAATTACCGGCACCTTCCGTATCCGTCTTCCAGTGACCCAGTTTCAAGTTCAGTCCGGAAGTTGCCCACTTGTAATTTCCGTAATAGGTATCGGCCTGAAACTTGTCTGCACCTCCATTAAAGTGGGGGGCGTACATGCGGATAGTCACCTTGGCATCGAAATCTTCGGAGCTGTACGTTCCGCCGATATTGGCTCGAAACCAGAAGTTATCCAGAGTGTTTTCCTTTTCATTGTCGTAAAATGCCTTGTAGGCCTGAGTTTGAATATTTCCGGTCAAGTCAAAGCCGCTGGCCTTGGATTCTTCGGCGGCGCTAGCCATGCCGATAGTGGTAACAACAGCTGCGATGATGCAAGATTTCTTAATCGTCATTTTGAACTCCTTTGGGCCAAGCCCTGTTTGAATGACGGCATCAACTTAGATTGTCATTGTAAAAACTGAAGAGGGGTCGAAGTAAAATATTTGAGAAGTTCTTGTAACGAATAAAAGAGGAGTAAAGGCTTTACAAAGATTTTACCCTACATGCTATTGGGTCTTTACATAGCTTGTCTAACTTGTGGTCATCATTCAAAACCAACCAAGGAGTATCAAGAATGAAAAAACTGGCTTTAACCGCTTGTGTAATTAGTTTAGCTGTAATGGGTATTACGGCAGCCTGCAACGGAGAAAACGAAAAGAACGTCGAAGTCGCCACCACCAAGCAGCCTGAAATTTCCGTCATCGCCCGAGAAGCTGGTTCCGGCACTCGGGACGCCTTTACCGAACTGGTGGGAACCCTTATCAAGCAAGATGGAAAGAAAAAGGACAATACTGCCAAGGACGCGATTACCATCGACGGCACTCAGGGCGTCATGAGTGCCGTAGCCGGTAACGAATACGCCATCGGCTATATTTCCCTTGGCTCCATGAACGGTTCCGTGAAGGCCCTGAGCATTGACGGTTTCGCTCCCACCAAAGAAAACATTAAGTCCGCCAAGTACCCCATCGCCCGCCCCTTCAATATTGCCACCAAGGGCAAGATGAACGACGCCGTAAAGGACTTCGTGAACTTTATCCTTAGCGCCGACGGCCAAGCCGTTATCGAAGGAAACGGCTACATCAGAGTTTCCGATGGTAAAAAATTCCAAGCCCAAAAGCTGAAGGGCAAAATTGTCATCGCAGGTTCTTCCAGTGTGTCACCGGTCATGGAAAAACTCAAAGAAGCCTACACTGCCCTAAACCCGGAAATGGAAATCGAAATTCAGACCAACGATTCTTCTTCGGGAATGCTAGCCGCCAAGGAAGGCACCTGCGATATTGGCATGGCCAGCCGCAACCTGAAACCCAACGAACTGGAAGTCTTAACTTCCCAGACCATCGCCCAAGACGGTATTGCCGTGATTGTCAACAAGCAGAACCAAGTTTCCAATATTGCCCTGTCCAGGTTGCGGGATGTGTATACCGGACTTATCCGTAAGTGGAAAGACGTGAAGTAAAAAACGCAACTATGAAGTAAAACGAAAAAGAGGTGAACAGGATTCATCTCTTTTTTTTTACTCAAGCAAATTGGACAGGCCAGAGACATTCTCTCCAAGGCCGATTTTAGAGAAAGCTAGCTCTTGGACTGAATTGAAGAAGAGGACTAGCAATCCTAAGTGAGGCGCAATCAGCCTACTTTACCCACTTGTCCACTTCTTTCTGGGCCTTGTCGCGTTCGTTCTGGGCCACGTGTCCGTAGATGGCGAGGCCGGGGGTCACGTTCGCGCCGGTCACCTTCTTGAGGCGCTGCACACCCGAAAGGCCACTGCCTTCGTGGGTCACGAACGGGTGAATCGTTTTGCCCTTCAAATTATACTTCTCGAAGAAGGTGAACATGGGCATGGGCATTTCGCCCCACCACACCGGGTAACCGACGTAAATCTCGTCGAATTCTTCGGGGTTCACGTTCACCGGCTTGATGGCCGGGCGCGCGTCCTGCGCAAGTTCCTTCTTGGCCACGTTGATGCAGTCGTCGTATTTCTTGGGGTATTCCTTCGCGGGTTCCACATGCAAGAGCGTGCCGCCCGTCTTTTTCGCAATCATCTCGGCAATGATTTCGGTATTGCCCTTGGTGATTGTTCCGACTTCATAATTTTCATCGGCACGGGAATAGTATGCGACGAGGATTTTCTTTTCTGCTGCCATAGAGACTCCTAGAAGAAGTGATAAAAGAATCAAGGTGATTTTTTTCATGGGATCCGCCTTTTTCGTAAAAAATTCCTTTGAACCGGTTGAGTATAATATAAATAAATCCAGAACGGCCGCGTAATGCGTAATTTTTATGCCCAGTATGCGTGTGGCGCATAGCGGAAAGCGGCCACCTGCACTTGAAAGAAAACAAATAATCCATTTTCGGGCTAAAATTCCATTTGAACTGGCGCAAATTTAGAGCTTCCCCCGCCTATGCCTTCAAAGCATATCTTTTATGCGGAATAAGTATTTGGGTTTGTTGCGGGATTTGTTTATTTTTAGGGCATGAGGTGGTTCAGTTTCTTGTTCGTTTTCCTGTTCATGGCGTGTTCGAGCGATGCTGCGTCGCAGGCTATGCCGAAAGTTTCGAACAAAGGAGATTCGATCGTGCAGAATAGCAAAGGGGCGGCCCCAACGGTCAAGTTGAATTCGGGTTTCGATATGCCGGTTCTCGGGCTTGGCACTTGGACTTTGCGCGGCAAGGTGGCTGAAGACGCGGTCTATGTCGCCATCAAGAACGGGTATCGACTGATTGATACAGCAAAATATTACGACAACGAAGAAGCCGTGGGTAGGGGTATTCGTCGGGCGATTGACGATGGGCTTGTGAAGCGCGAAGATTTGTTCGTGACATCGAAATTGGTGCCGTGGAGCAGTTCCCTGGACGAAGACATCGACGACTCGCTCGAAAAGCTGGGGCTCGAATATATTGATTTGATGCTGTTGCACCAGCACGGGCGCGACGCCGAAGACAAGGCGGTTTACAAGGCTATGGAACGTGCTGTGAAGGCGAAGAAGATCCGTTCCATCGGTATTTCGAATTACTACACCGAAAAGACGGCGAAGCGCTTTTTTGCCGATTTCGAAATCAAGCCTGCCGTGGTGCAAAACGAGAACCATGTGTTTTACCAGAACACGGAATTCAAGGAATACGCAAAACGATACGGCGCTGTGGTGGAATCTTATTACCCGCTGGGCGGGCGCGGCCACACCGAAGACGTCTTGGGGAACAAGGTTGTCACAAAGATAGCGAAGGCTCACGGGAAATCGGCTGCACAGGTGGTGTTGCGCTGGCATGTGCAATCGGGCTACATTGCCATTCCGGGCTCCAAGAACCCTGACCACATCGCAGAAAACATATCGATTTTCGATTTCGAGTTGACAGACGACGAAATGAAGCAAATCGCCGCCCTTGATACGGGACACCGCTACGAAAACTGGTGAAAATCGTCAAAATTTTAGTCAAACTGGATAAAAAAGTATGTTTTTTATCCAATACAGTGTATTTGTTGAATAAAAAGGCTATTTTTATGGGTAAAGGACGGTTCATCCTATGAAGATTGCCATACAAAACCAGCGCAAGGAGCGGGACAGACTTCTCAGTCTGCCGTATATCCCCCGTCAAACCATATACGACTTTGACGAATTGCTGAAAAGTCCGAACATCAAGCTTTTGACGGGGCCGAGGCGTGTCGGAAAATCTACCCAGGCCCTTTTGATGTTGCGGGGCAAGAACTTCGCCTACCTGAATTTTGACGATAACGAACTATTGAACAAGTGGGACGAACAGCAAGCGGAGATGTTGCTTGGGGAAATTTACCCGAATTACGAGTACTTGCTGCTGGACGAAGTACAGAACGTTGACGGTTGGGACGTCTGGGTTAATAAACTTTATCGACGTGGTGTAAATTTGGTCATAACCGGCAGTAACGCAAAAATGCTTTCTGGCGAAATGGCAACCGTACTAACAGGTCGCTACCTTGAAATCAACATGCTGCCATTTAGCCTTGCCGAGGCATCGCAGTTTGCTAGCCGCTTGGGTAATGCAGAAAAAATCCAGGACGACTTCTTGAAAAACGGCGGTTACCCGGAGACTTTTACTCAAAGGTC
Coding sequences within it:
- the pstA gene encoding phosphate ABC transporter permease PstA — translated: MIGYYKHAPFSLFLRILVSLAIAITVCTLGFLILYILVKGIPFLKPSLFSLTYTSENVSFLPSILNTVIIVFGSLLVAGPLGICAAIYTVEYARRGNKIVGLVRITTETLSGIPSIIYGLFGMLFFVTFLHLGYSLVSGILTISIMILPLVMRTTEEALRSVPDSYREGSYGLGAGKLRTVLSVILPSAVPGILAGVILAVGRVVGETAALVYTAGTVADFPKGIFSSGRTLSVHMYELSREGFHTGEAYATSVILILVILLINWISNKFAKKIGKT
- the pstC gene encoding phosphate ABC transporter permease subunit PstC; translated protein: MKFKLSSPFKERAASTIFLVSALASILFVALICAFLFANGVPAILKIGFTDFLFGTEWAPTDEPAIYGIFPMILGSLYVTLGALAIGVSVGLLSAIFLARFCSERLHRVLKPAVELLAGIPSVIYGFFGLVIIVPFVRQHLGGSGFSIFTASILLGIMILPTVISVSEAALRAVPNSYYEGSLALGATHERSVFFTVLPAATSGIVAGIILGFGRAIGETMAVILVAGNQVRMPDGIFEGVRTLTANIVLEMGYATDLHREALIATGVVLFSFILTINLLFSILKKRVVK
- a CDS encoding substrate-binding domain-containing protein, which encodes MKKLALTACVISLAVMGITAACNGENEKNVEVATTKQPEISVIAREAGSGTRDAFTELVGTLIKQDGKKKDNTAKDAITIDGTQGVMSAVAGNEYAIGYISLGSMNGSVKALSIDGFAPTKENIKSAKYPIARPFNIATKGKMNDAVKDFVNFILSADGQAVIEGNGYIRVSDGKKFQAQKLKGKIVIAGSSSVSPVMEKLKEAYTALNPEMEIEIQTNDSSSGMLAAKEGTCDIGMASRNLKPNELEVLTSQTIAQDGIAVIVNKQNQVSNIALSRLRDVYTGLIRKWKDVK
- a CDS encoding flavodoxin; protein product: MAAEKKILVAYYSRADENYEVGTITKGNTEIIAEMIAKKTGGTLLHVEPAKEYPKKYDDCINVAKKELAQDARPAIKPVNVNPEEFDEIYVGYPVWWGEMPMPMFTFFEKYNLKGKTIHPFVTHEGSGLSGVQRLKKVTGANVTPGLAIYGHVAQNERDKAQKEVDKWVK
- a CDS encoding aldo/keto reductase, whose amino-acid sequence is MRWFSFLFVFLFMACSSDAASQAMPKVSNKGDSIVQNSKGAAPTVKLNSGFDMPVLGLGTWTLRGKVAEDAVYVAIKNGYRLIDTAKYYDNEEAVGRGIRRAIDDGLVKREDLFVTSKLVPWSSSLDEDIDDSLEKLGLEYIDLMLLHQHGRDAEDKAVYKAMERAVKAKKIRSIGISNYYTEKTAKRFFADFEIKPAVVQNENHVFYQNTEFKEYAKRYGAVVESYYPLGGRGHTEDVLGNKVVTKIAKAHGKSAAQVVLRWHVQSGYIAIPGSKNPDHIAENISIFDFELTDDEMKQIAALDTGHRYENW